In Mustela nigripes isolate SB6536 chromosome 12, MUSNIG.SB6536, whole genome shotgun sequence, one DNA window encodes the following:
- the HSPB3 gene encoding heat shock protein beta-3 translates to MAKIILRHLIETPVRYQEEFEARGLEDCRLDHALYALPGPTTVDLRKAREAQLPPVDSEAKMPAQEGKSRFQILLDVVQFLPEDIIIQTFEGWLLIKAQHGTRMDEHGFISRSFTRQYKLPDGIETKDLSAVLCHDGILVVEVKEPAGTQ, encoded by the coding sequence ATGGCAAAAATCATCCTGAGGCACCTCATTGAGACGCCAGTGCGCTACCAGGAGGAGTTTGAAGCTCGAGGCTTGGAAGACTGCAGGCTGGACCATGCTTTGTATGCATTGCCGGGGCCAACTACTGTGGACCTGAGAAAAGCCAGGGAGGCCCAGCTTCCTCCGGTGGACTCAGAGGCCAAGATGCCGGCCCAAGAAGGCAAATCCCGCTTCCAGATCCTGCTGGACGTGGTCCAGTTCCTCCCTGAAGATATCATCATTCAGACCTTCGAAGGCTGGCTGCTGATCAAGGCTCAGCATGGAACCAGAATGGATGAGCATGGTTTTATCTCAAGAAGTTTCACCCGACAGTATAAACTGCCAGATGGCATCGAAACCAAAGATTTGTCGGCCGTCCTCTGTCACGATGGAATTCTGGTGGTGGAAGTAAAGGAGCCAGCTGGAACTCAGTGA